TCGATTGAGTGTGGGAATTGAGGATGTTCAGGATCTTTTAGACGATCTGAAACAGGCCCTCAGCTGATTTTTTGCCGTTTATCCCAATTTGTTGCAATTCGCTCGCGGAATTAATAGGTTTACCCCGTTGAATCACTATTATATCACCGGAACCTCCCGCGGCATTGGCAAATCCATGGCCGAATACCTCTTACGCGACCATACCAATCATGTGGTCGGGCTCTCGCGGACCAATACCCTGTCACACCCAAATTTCTCCTGGCATAAACTGGATCTGAGTGATCCGGCAGCGGTTAAGGCCTTCCGGTTTTCCTACCATCCCGGAGCAGGAAAGATCTGGCTGATCAATAATGCGGGTACAATCGGTCAGATTAAACCGGCCGGCAAACTGAATCCCGATCAGCTCATCGCCTGCTTTCACGTGAACCTGGTGAGTCCGGCCGTTCTGATCAACAGTTTTATTGAAGCATTCCGTGAAGAGAACTGCGACCGTATGATCGTCAATGTGAGCAGCGGGGCGGGCAAAAATCCAATTGACGGATGGAGTTCTTACTGTGCGTCGAAAAGCGGACTGGATATGTTCAGCCGTGTCGTGGATAAAGAGCAGAAAATCTCCCGGCAAACAGGCATCCGCATTTTCTCCATTGCACCAGGAATAGTAGACACCCAGATGCAGACAGAAATTCGTTCGGCCTCGCCTTCTGATTTCAGCAGGCTCGAAGATTTTCAGAAGTACAAGAATGACAACGTGTTAGGGGATCCGCGCTTGACAGCGGAGAAATACTTTAGTATCTTAGCGAAAATAGGATCCCCGGAAGAAATTGTTTTTTCAGTAAAGGACCATTAATTCTAATAAAATCCAGTGATGAAAACAGTATTGTACTCAATGCTCCTGGCCTGTTCGGTTCCTGCTATGGCCCAGCAGGTTGTTCCATGCCATACGATGGAGCACATGGAAGAATTGTTCCTTCAGGATCCGTTAAAGCGAGCTGTCTTTAATGAAGAAGAGAAAAAATTCGAGGAGATCCTCCGGAACAATCCTGAATTGCAAACACAGGGTGGGCCCCGGATCATTCCGGTAGTATTCCATATCATCCATGTTGGCGGAACGGAAAACATCAGCAAGGCGCAGGTACTGGATCAGATGCGCATACTGAATGAGGATTTCCGCAGACTAAATCCGGACACCGTAAATACGCCCGGCCCCTTTAAACCTCTGGCCGGCGATGCCAATATCGAATTTCGCCTGGCACAAAAAGATCCCAGTGGGAATTGTACGGATGGTATTGTACGCAAATATTCGCCTTTGAGCGTGAATGCGCGCGACAATGTGAAGGCGGTGAGTTACTGGCCTGCCACAAAATATTTCAATATCTGGGTGGTTAAATCCATTGATGCCAATGGTAATCCGGGTACGATTCTCGGTTATGCTCAATTCCCAAACTTGCTGCCGATCAGCCCTGGAACGGATGGTGTGGTACTCCGTCATGATGTAGTGGGAGACATAGGCACAGCAGCAACGGGGCCGTTCGCCAATTATAACGGCCGCACGCTTTGTCATGAAGCCGGTCACTGGCTTAACCTGCGCCATATTTGGGGTGATGCCGTATGCGGAAACGACCAGGTGAGTGATACACCTACGCACCTGGGAGCGAATTCAGGTTGTCCGACTTTCCCTTACAACGTAGGCAGCCAGTGCAATCCGGGCCCCAATGGTGAGATGTATGTGAA
Above is a genomic segment from Bacteroidia bacterium containing:
- a CDS encoding SDR family NAD(P)-dependent oxidoreductase; translated protein: MNHYYITGTSRGIGKSMAEYLLRDHTNHVVGLSRTNTLSHPNFSWHKLDLSDPAAVKAFRFSYHPGAGKIWLINNAGTIGQIKPAGKLNPDQLIACFHVNLVSPAVLINSFIEAFREENCDRMIVNVSSGAGKNPIDGWSSYCASKSGLDMFSRVVDKEQKISRQTGIRIFSIAPGIVDTQMQTEIRSASPSDFSRLEDFQKYKNDNVLGDPRLTAEKYFSILAKIGSPEEIVFSVKDH